A window of Thermovirga sp. genomic DNA:
GCATGCCGGTGGCTTTCACGATATCCGCGGCATCGGAGCCAAAGCGCGCCTTCATCCTTCCCAGCGGCTTACCCTGGAGGTCCTCGAAGGCCTTCTCTATCGTCTTCACAACGGTCGAATCGGGCGGAATTTCCAGCGCCGGCCGGTCGGAGATGATTTCGTGCACAAAGCGAAGGTCCGGGTCGATTTTTTTCTGCTCTTCAAGGACAGCCATTATTTCCGCTTCCGCCTCTTCGTGGCTTTCTCCCGGGACCAGCCTCCGGTCAATGGAAAAGGTGCTTCGGTCAGCGATTACATTTGTTGCCGTCCCGGCCTGGAGGGTGGTTACGTTTAAGGTGGGGCTTCCCCAGCCGGGGATGGAACGTTTTTCCAGCCGCTTTCCTAGTTCATAAAGCCCCTGGATGGCCCGGATAGATTTTTTCAGGGCGTCAATGCCTTCGCTGGGGTTACTCGAATGAGCGGCCTTGCCCTCAAAGGTGAAACGAGCCCTGAAAATGCCGCTATGGTTTAGAAGAAGCTTCAGCGCCGTTGGTTCCATGTTCAGTCCGAAGTCGCCCTTTATCAACCCCTTGTCCAGGAGATATTTCACTCCGAGCCAGCCACCGTTCTCTTCATCGCAGGTGCAGGTCAGCAGAACGCTACCCATTGGCACAAATCCCATTTCCTTAAGCACTCGGACCGCCATGATCGAGCCGCAGAGGCCTGCTTTCATGTCGTTGGCTCCACTCCCGAAGATCCAGTCGCCTTCGACTCGCCCCGACCAGGGGCCGTCGTATTCCTTTTCCGCCCCCGCCGGCGGGGGAAATACATCCATATGGCCGTTAAAGACAAACCGTGGACCTGGTGAGCCTTCCCACTCCGCCAAAACGTTGGGCCTGCCCTTTTCGGTTTCTTCGATCCGGGGTCTGAGACCTATTCCTTCGATCTCCCTGGCGATTACTTCTGCCACCGCCGCTTCGTCCCCCGTTACGCTTGGAGTCTGGAGGACCTTGGATAGGAAACGGATAATCTCCCGGTGGCGGGCTTTTACCGCTTTTTTGACGTCCCGGGCATTCACCGCGGTCCCTCTTTCGTGGTTGCCGCTCATAGGTCATCACCTCCGCGTAAAAATTCGAGACCGAACCTCCTTAAAAAGGGTCGAAATTCATGGAAAGTTCCTGCCGGGCAAGCCACATCCCCGGTAGCATGGGCAGCCAAAGGGTCAAACCCCGCAGGAGGAGCGTGGCCGCCAGGAGCATCGCCCAGAGGGTGGCAGAATCGAGCAAGAATATTATTGCCTGGAGGAAAATCACTTTGGCCAACAACCGGAGGTTGAAAATGACCCAGGCCGGGACTTTCCCCAGGGCGTCTTCCATGGCCGGGGTGGAGAAGCGCCGCTTAAGGGCGGCCGGTATTTTACTGCTTCCGTAAAGGTTTGCCAGTATCACCGTAGCGGGAACGGCCACGGCGACGACGAGCCCCAACAGGAGCAGGATGCCCCAAGCGCTCCGCATGATCATTTTCTGATTCTTTTTCAACCAGGAGGCGCTGTTTTCTATCATCGCCACAAGGCTTCCGATTTCGGAAGGTCGGGTAATAAGGTCATAACTTGAGGAATCGGAAAAAGGCCCTCTTCGTCGATTCCGAGACGACCAGGTAGAGAAGGGTTATGGACAATAGGGCCGACAGGACCGGCCACGGCAGGGGGACGAACCCGAAGGCCCGGCCCACCGGGAGAAAGGGCAGCGCTACGGCGAGGAAACCCAGCAGGGTGGAGGAAATAAGGATAAATGTCCCGGGGCGGCTCCTGTAGAAAGGTCCGTAGGTCCTCACTACGAAAAGCACCAGCAGTTCCGTCAGCAGGGATTCGATGAACCACCCGGTTCGGAAAAGGCTTGCCGCGCTTCCCGCCAGCCTGAGGAGGGCGTAAAAGGTCAACAGGTCAAAGGCGGTACTCACCAGTCCGAAGGTGATCATGAAATTCTTTATTATTTTGATGTTCCACCGATGGGGTTCCCTTTCCCATTCCTGGTCCACCCGGTCTCCGGCGATCCCCACGGAAGGGATGTCCGTCATAAAGTTGTTGAGGAGCACCTGCTTGGCCAAAAGGGGGAGGAAGGGAAGGAAGAGCGAACCCGCCGCCATGCTTATCATGTTTCCGAAGTTGGCGCTCGTGGTGATGAATATGTATTTTATCGTGTTGGCGAAGGTCCGGCGGCCGATCTGGATCCCCTGGCGGACCATGTCCAGGCTGTGCTCCATCAGGACGAAGTCGGCCGCCTCCTTGGCGACGTCCACGGCTTTGTCGACCGAGATGCCGACATCGGCGGCGTTAAGAGCGGGCGCATCGTTGATGCCGTCGCCCAGGAAGCCCACCACCGACCCCATTGTCTGGAACGCCCGGATGATCCTTTCCTTCTGGTTGGGGTCTACTTCGGCGAAAATATCGACATGTCCCACAAGATGCCACAGGGCTTCATCCCTCATCCCCGACAGTTCTGAGCCGGTAATGACACGGTTGGTCTTGACCCCGACGGCGCCGCCGACGTGGCGGGCCACGTAGCGGTTATCCCCCGTTATCATCTTGAGGCGCACCCCGAGAGAACGGAGTTCGTCCAGTTCCTCCGCCACCCCCTCCGCCGGGGGGTCGGAAAACCGCAGGTAACCCAGGAACTCCAGGTCCTTCTCATCCTGTTCCTTTTGGTCGTCATCGACAGCCTTCCGGGCGATGCCGATGACGCGGTACCCTTCCATGCTCCAGGAGGCGAAGCGCTCCATGATCTCCCCGCGGGTGCCGTCGTCCATGTCATCGATGGTGCCGGCCCTGTCCACCCTGGTGCACATTTCGAGCACGTTCTGCATGGCGCCCTTGGTCACCAGGAAATTTTTCCCCTCGGGGGAGGCTACCAGGACGCTGAGCCTCTTGCGCACGAAATCGTAGGGGATCTCGTCGAGTTTCCGGTAACCTTCCTCTGTAAGGCTCCTGGATTTTGGGTGCGCCAGGATGGCTTCATCCAGGGGGTTTGAAAGTCCCGACTGGAAGGAGGAGTTCAGGAACGCCCATTGGAAGACCTCTTCCGACGGGTTCCCCTCGGCATCGAGCGCCCCTTCGATCTTCATGACACCTTCGGTCAGGGTCCCGGTTTTATCCGAGCAGAGCACGTTCATGCTTCCCAGGTTCTCTATGGCATTGAGCCTTTTGACAATGACCCCATGGGCCGCCATGTTCTGGGCACCCCGGGAAAGGGTAACACTGAGAATGACGGGAAGCATTTCAGGCGAAAGGCCGACGGCCAGGGCGACGGCGAAAAGCATGGTTTCGATAAGCGGCCTTTTAAGCATCACGTTGGCGAAGAAGATGGCGAATACGATGATCACCATGACGTGCAGGAGGAGGCTCCCGAAACGCCTGAGCCCCCTCTCGAACTCCGTTTCGGGGGGCGTCGCCGCCAAAGGAGCGGCTATCTCTCCAAGGGCGGTCTGACTGCCGGTCCTGACGACAAGGAATGTTCCCGTGCCGCTCCTGACGGAGGTCCCCATGAAGAGACAGTTGCTTCTTTCGGCGGTGGTGGAATCTTCGGGCACTTCACCGGGGGCTTTTTCCGCCGGGAAGGTTTCCCCCGTGAGGAGAGCTTGGGAGACGAAGAGGTCGCGGGATTCGAGCAGAACCCCATCGGCCGGGATCAGGCTGCCGGCCGATACCTGGACGATATCCCCGGGAACGATCTCTTCGGCGGGGCAGGATACGGCGCTGCCGTCACGGAGTACCTGGGCCTTTATCCGCACCCGTTGACGCAATTTCTTCACCGCCTCGGAAGCCCGGTATTCCGATACAAAACTGAGGACGGTGCTTCCCAGGATGATGGCGAGTACGATGAGGGACTCCAGCCAGTTGTGGGCGAAGAGCGACACGGTGGAAGCAAAAAGGAGGATGAGAACGAGGGGGTTGCGGAACTTGTCTAGGAACATCCGGAGAGGACCGGCAACTTTCGAAGCGGCGGCAAGGTTCGGGCCGAATATCTCCAGGCGTTCCCTCGCAGCGGGCGAACTCAGCCCTTCCGGGTTGCTATCCAGGGCCGACAGCAGTTCTTGCCGGGTTTTGCTCCAGTATTTTGGCGGAACCTCGCTCAACGAAGGGGCCATGGGATTTCAACTTCTCCAGGTGGTTTTTCGTTCATTTCCCCTTAGACTTCCAACCTCTGGGTACATTCTGGACGACTTCATGAAAACAAGTCAAGGAGACCTTCTCGCTGTGCGATCGATCCCCGTGGCCACGGGAAACAGCGGCAAGAAGAAACCGGACGGGGGAGGTCCCGTCCGGTTTTTCATTTTTACAAGGGGCCTGTTTCATTGGACCGGTATCCTGATCGGCACCTTGCCTCCTTCAACCCCGTCGGGTCCCGTCACGCTCACGTAATAGAAAAGGTCACCGCTTCCGGGGGCGACGCGCAGACTGGCCTGGCAGGTTTCGCCCGAGCCTTTTTTGGTGAAGGTCCCGTCGGCACGGCGCTCGTACCAGGTTATCTCGCCTTCACCTTCGCCCAGGTTTGCCTTGAGTTCCACCGTTTTCGACACCGAACTGGAGCCCGTCGGGGCCTCGACCGGCTGGACGGGTTCGACCACCAGGTGGTGGTTCGGGTCGAGAATGCGGGTCGGATCATAGAGAGCAATGTACTTAGAGGCGATCGGCGCGATGTGCATGGCGTTGCCATTGACGCCGGCGTGATCGAAGAGGCCCGCGAACCAGAGTTCCTCGCCCCTCACGGCGTGGACCACCTCGGAGCCCACCACGTGAGCCTGGCCTTCGCGGAGCAGGCCGCCGCCCACCGGGCTCAACTCGTCCGTTTGTATGTCAAGAATAGCGACGTTGTGCAGTTGGTTCCACTTTTCATCGTAGATGAAGCTGCCCGTAAGAAGGAGGCGCCTCTCGTCGAGCCAGGTCATCTGGACGACATCGCGGGACACGCCTCCCGTGGAGTTGGCAGGGCCCCAGGTGTCGGTTTCAGCGTCGTAGCGGGCCAGTCCAAAGGTCTCCCTGGAGTGGCGCGAGAGGATGTCGGGGTCGCGGTCGACGATGCCCAGGGTGCCGCCGGCGTAGAGGTTGCCCTTCTTGTCAAGGGCCAAAGCGCGAACCCGGGGGAACCCTTCCTGCAGGAACCCGGAGTAGTTGTTGAAGCCGGGTTCATGGGTCCTCGCGGGTAGCCCCGGCAGTCCTTCCGGGTAGTGGTCCACGTCGAGTTCGCTCAGGTGGGTGAAGTTGCCCAGCCCGACGGGGCGCCAGTCGTCCGCTTCGTGGTCCCATCGAGCCACGTTGTAGGCCATCCGGGCGTGGGTGGTCGGCACGGGACCGTAGAAGTTGAAGGTCCCCGCCACGTAGATTCCTGCGGGGTCCTGGGTGGTATCGAGGACGATGCTGTATATTCCCTTGACGGGCTTATTCATATCCTCGGCCTTGAGGTCGCGACCCATGATATGGTACTCGCCGTCGGCGTCGATGCGGAGAGCGGCGGCGATGTCCAGTGGGTGGTCGACGTCGGGCATTTCGAGGGCCGGTGCCCAGTTGCCCACCAGGTAGAGATCGCCCGTGCGTTCATCGAAGGCTATGTCGTTGATCACGCCCGTTCCACCGCGGGCCGAGTTGCCCACGACTTCCTGGCCACGGTAGGTCCCCCTTACCTGGGACCAGCTGTTGTCGGCCGGGTCATAAAGGCCGATGCCGCTATGGCTGCTGATGGCGCCGTAGGCATATAGCTTGCCCTGTATGGTCTTGACGCCTTCCGGCGGGCTCTGGATCCCGTCACCGCCCGACCAGGCCAGCCGTTCATAGCCGCGCTCGGGGTGGAGGCTCCAGACAAACCAGCGGGTTCCCTTTTCTGCTTCCCAACTGCCGCCAAAGTAGAGGGTGTCATCGATCCAGGCGATGCCGGCTATGTCCGGCGTGCCGATGCCGTCGTTCATGCCGGTGACCTTGCGGGTGTCGTTACGCTCGGGGGCCGTGAAAGCACGGGACCAGTGCTCCGACCCGGCGGGCGTTCCCGTCGTGGGGATATGCTCCACGTACCGGGCGTTGATCTTCTCGACCGCCGGCGGTTCCGCGATGAAGTCCACCGCAGGGTTCCAGCGCGCGATATATTGGGATTGCCAATCGGCAGGAGCTTTGTCCCCGAAGTTGTCGGGGCCGATATGATTGAAATCTCCGGCGCAATAAACATC
This region includes:
- a CDS encoding M20 family metallopeptidase gives rise to the protein MSGNHERGTAVNARDVKKAVKARHREIIRFLSKVLQTPSVTGDEAAVAEVIAREIEGIGLRPRIEETEKGRPNVLAEWEGSPGPRFVFNGHMDVFPPPAGAEKEYDGPWSGRVEGDWIFGSGANDMKAGLCGSIMAVRVLKEMGFVPMGSVLLTCTCDEENGGWLGVKYLLDKGLIKGDFGLNMEPTALKLLLNHSGIFRARFTFEGKAAHSSNPSEGIDALKKSIRAIQGLYELGKRLEKRSIPGWGSPTLNVTTLQAGTATNVIADRSTFSIDRRLVPGESHEEAEAEIMAVLEEQKKIDPDLRFVHEIISDRPALEIPPDSTVVKTIEKAFEDLQGKPLGRMKARFGSDAADIVKATGM
- the mgtA gene encoding magnesium-translocating P-type ATPase, whose translation is MAPSLSEVPPKYWSKTRQELLSALDSNPEGLSSPAARERLEIFGPNLAAASKVAGPLRMFLDKFRNPLVLILLFASTVSLFAHNWLESLIVLAIILGSTVLSFVSEYRASEAVKKLRQRVRIKAQVLRDGSAVSCPAEEIVPGDIVQVSAGSLIPADGVLLESRDLFVSQALLTGETFPAEKAPGEVPEDSTTAERSNCLFMGTSVRSGTGTFLVVRTGSQTALGEIAAPLAATPPETEFERGLRRFGSLLLHVMVIIVFAIFFANVMLKRPLIETMLFAVALAVGLSPEMLPVILSVTLSRGAQNMAAHGVIVKRLNAIENLGSMNVLCSDKTGTLTEGVMKIEGALDAEGNPSEEVFQWAFLNSSFQSGLSNPLDEAILAHPKSRSLTEEGYRKLDEIPYDFVRKRLSVLVASPEGKNFLVTKGAMQNVLEMCTRVDRAGTIDDMDDGTRGEIMERFASWSMEGYRVIGIARKAVDDDQKEQDEKDLEFLGYLRFSDPPAEGVAEELDELRSLGVRLKMITGDNRYVARHVGGAVGVKTNRVITGSELSGMRDEALWHLVGHVDIFAEVDPNQKERIIRAFQTMGSVVGFLGDGINDAPALNAADVGISVDKAVDVAKEAADFVLMEHSLDMVRQGIQIGRRTFANTIKYIFITTSANFGNMISMAAGSLFLPFLPLLAKQVLLNNFMTDIPSVGIAGDRVDQEWEREPHRWNIKIIKNFMITFGLVSTAFDLLTFYALLRLAGSAASLFRTGWFIESLLTELLVLFVVRTYGPFYRSRPGTFILISSTLLGFLAVALPFLPVGRAFGFVPLPWPVLSALLSITLLYLVVSESTKRAFFRFLKL